A region of Nocardioides alkalitolerans DNA encodes the following proteins:
- a CDS encoding FtsX-like permease family protein has translation MRTVLLASLRTHTRRYVAAVLAVAIAVAFVVVTDAIASAARGGLTDEIGKPYERGDLVVTGGAVDAWPSNEGVEAVLAHAADEGDSAAPLAEAWAPIDRTDGTSIVEDASIGTWAADPDLVWQDLVEGRGVEDPDEVVADASGAQANDLGIGDEVVVGSGDAATTLTIVGLADGTTFTSSALWADFSVVSSLDYWSAETVTYAVGPDHDVADAAAEVAALASTETAVGELVTWSPAEVADDRLQKANQQVDVLSMVVLLFAAIAAVVSVMVIANTFSILFAQRQRDLALLRCVGATRRQVRRSVRLEALVVGLLSSATGLLAGAALGFGGVALLQATVDFPLGTPQPSPVWWGAAFAGGVLTTVVAAWVPTRTATRVSPLAALRPEAAPSVRTAAGRVRIALGLVVVAAGVVGLTAAVSTGEMVVMVAGGTLFFAGVVLLGPVLVPAVLRLVGLVVRRTGPTARIAGDNAVRNPRRTAATTASLLIGVTLTTAVLTGMATARAATDKEMDEQYPLDVTVAAEDGPIGAELADRVTGFPGVEASLVVPGGAVAAAPVLDETVAGVPVDQLFADEALAVVAPGAAPDADAALDEVVRGDRGIALPGDDEILVPSGLTGETGLTERLEVSTPRGTLTLRARYVDSAWGTAAIVAPDTLEALLGPDTAPYAAWLRADGDDLDDLLADLDAATAGTGASVTPLVEQRNWIGRQLDVVVIAVVGLLGIGVLIALIGIGNTLGLSVLERSRENALLRALGLTRRQLRRTLATEGVLLSVVATLIGTAVGVYFAVVGVKVMVQPSIPEATMVLPYGQLAVVVVVAALAGLVACVLPARRAARTAPAAGLTAD, from the coding sequence ATGAGGACCGTGCTGCTCGCGTCGCTGCGGACGCACACCCGGCGCTACGTGGCCGCCGTGCTGGCGGTCGCCATCGCCGTCGCCTTCGTCGTGGTGACCGACGCGATCGCGTCGGCCGCGCGCGGCGGGCTCACCGACGAGATCGGCAAGCCCTACGAGCGGGGCGACCTCGTCGTCACCGGCGGGGCGGTCGACGCGTGGCCCTCGAACGAGGGCGTCGAGGCCGTCCTCGCCCACGCCGCGGACGAGGGCGACAGCGCCGCCCCGCTCGCCGAGGCGTGGGCGCCGATCGACCGGACCGACGGCACGTCGATCGTCGAGGACGCCTCCATCGGCACCTGGGCGGCCGACCCCGACCTCGTGTGGCAGGACCTCGTCGAGGGCCGGGGCGTCGAGGACCCCGACGAGGTCGTCGCCGACGCCTCCGGCGCCCAGGCCAACGACCTCGGGATCGGTGACGAGGTGGTCGTCGGGTCCGGTGACGCGGCGACCACCCTCACCATCGTCGGCCTGGCCGACGGCACGACGTTCACGTCGAGCGCCCTGTGGGCCGACTTCTCCGTGGTCTCCTCGCTCGACTACTGGTCGGCGGAGACGGTGACGTACGCCGTCGGTCCCGACCACGACGTCGCCGACGCGGCGGCGGAGGTCGCGGCGCTGGCGAGCACGGAGACCGCGGTCGGCGAGCTCGTCACCTGGTCCCCCGCCGAGGTCGCCGACGACCGGCTGCAGAAGGCGAACCAGCAGGTCGACGTGCTCTCGATGGTCGTGCTGCTCTTCGCGGCGATCGCCGCCGTCGTCTCCGTCATGGTCATCGCCAACACGTTCTCGATCCTGTTCGCGCAGCGCCAGCGCGACCTCGCGCTGCTCCGCTGCGTGGGCGCGACGCGCCGGCAGGTACGACGCTCCGTGCGCCTCGAGGCCCTCGTCGTCGGCCTGCTGTCGTCGGCCACCGGCCTGCTGGCGGGCGCCGCGCTCGGCTTCGGCGGCGTCGCGCTGCTGCAGGCGACCGTCGACTTCCCGCTCGGCACGCCGCAGCCCTCCCCGGTGTGGTGGGGCGCCGCCTTCGCCGGGGGCGTGCTGACGACGGTGGTCGCCGCGTGGGTGCCGACGCGCACCGCCACCCGGGTCAGCCCGCTCGCCGCGCTCCGCCCCGAGGCGGCGCCCAGCGTGCGGACGGCGGCCGGTCGCGTGCGGATCGCCCTCGGTCTCGTCGTGGTGGCCGCCGGCGTGGTCGGCCTGACCGCGGCGGTCTCCACCGGCGAGATGGTCGTGATGGTGGCGGGGGGCACGCTGTTCTTCGCCGGGGTCGTCCTGCTCGGTCCCGTCCTGGTGCCCGCCGTCCTGCGGCTGGTGGGCCTCGTCGTGCGGCGTACCGGACCCACGGCGCGCATCGCCGGCGACAACGCGGTCCGCAACCCGCGACGCACGGCGGCGACGACCGCCTCCCTGCTCATCGGGGTCACGCTCACCACCGCCGTCCTCACCGGCATGGCGACCGCCCGGGCGGCGACGGACAAGGAGATGGACGAGCAGTACCCGCTCGACGTCACCGTCGCCGCCGAGGACGGCCCGATCGGCGCCGAGCTCGCCGACCGCGTCACGGGCTTCCCGGGGGTCGAGGCGTCGCTGGTCGTGCCGGGCGGCGCGGTCGCGGCGGCCCCGGTGCTCGACGAGACGGTCGCCGGGGTGCCGGTCGACCAGCTGTTCGCGGACGAGGCGCTGGCCGTGGTGGCACCGGGGGCGGCCCCCGACGCCGACGCCGCCCTCGACGAGGTCGTGCGCGGCGACCGCGGGATCGCGCTGCCCGGCGACGACGAGATCCTCGTGCCGTCCGGGCTGACCGGCGAGACGGGGCTGACCGAGCGGCTCGAGGTGAGCACGCCCCGCGGGACGCTGACGCTGCGGGCGCGCTACGTCGACAGCGCCTGGGGCACGGCGGCGATCGTGGCGCCGGACACCCTGGAGGCACTGCTGGGCCCGGACACGGCGCCGTACGCCGCGTGGTTGCGCGCCGACGGGGACGACCTCGACGACCTGCTCGCCGACCTCGACGCGGCCACCGCCGGGACCGGGGCGTCGGTGACGCCGCTCGTGGAGCAGCGCAACTGGATCGGTCGGCAGCTCGACGTCGTCGTCATCGCCGTCGTGGGCCTGCTCGGGATCGGCGTGCTCATCGCGCTCATCGGCATCGGCAACACGCTGGGGCTCTCGGTGCTGGAGCGGTCGCGGGAGAACGCGCTCCTGCGGGCCCTGGGCCTGACGCGCCGGCAGCTGCGCCGCACGCTGGCGACCGAGGGAGTGCTGCTCTCCGTGGTCGCGACGCTCATCGGCACGGCCGTCGGGGTCTACTTCGCGGTCGTCGGCGTCAAGGTGATGGTGCAGCCGTCGATCCCCGAGGCGACGATGGTGCTGCCCTACGGGCAGCTGGCGGTGGTCGTCGTGGTCGCCGCGCTCGCCGGGCTCGTCGCCTGCGTGCTCCCGGCCCGCCGCGCCGCTCGCACCGCCCCGGCCGCGGGGCTGACGGCGGACTGA
- the purM gene encoding phosphoribosylformylglycinamidine cyclo-ligase: MNQPENAYAAAGVSIEAADRAIDLMKGWVEKSRRPEVIGGLGGFAGLFDASALKAYDRPVLATSTDGVGTKVAIAQALDKHDTIGFDLVGMVVDDLVVCGAEPLFMTDYIATGRVVPERIAAIVKGIAEACVEAGCALVGGEIAEHPGLLGPDEYDVAGATTGVVEAEQMLGPGRVRPGDVVIAMKSSGVHSNGYSLVRHVLLSDAGAGWTLDRHVDELGRTLGEELLTPTKLYTKPSLRLARETATHAMAHVTGGGLAANLERVLPAELTVTIDRGTWTPLPVFDVVRQAGDVAQADVEATLNCGVGMVALTDPGSVDAALAILAETGVEAWVAGEVRALADGERAGSVNLVGQHPGW, translated from the coding sequence GTGAACCAGCCCGAGAACGCGTACGCCGCCGCCGGCGTCTCCATCGAGGCCGCGGACCGCGCGATCGACCTGATGAAGGGCTGGGTCGAGAAGTCCCGCCGTCCCGAGGTCATCGGCGGCCTCGGCGGCTTCGCCGGCCTGTTCGACGCCAGCGCGCTCAAGGCCTACGACCGTCCGGTGCTGGCCACGTCGACCGACGGCGTCGGCACGAAGGTCGCGATCGCCCAGGCGCTCGACAAGCACGACACCATCGGCTTCGACCTCGTCGGCATGGTCGTCGACGACCTCGTGGTGTGCGGCGCGGAGCCGCTGTTCATGACGGACTACATCGCGACCGGCCGCGTGGTGCCCGAGCGGATCGCCGCGATCGTCAAGGGCATCGCGGAGGCGTGCGTCGAGGCGGGCTGCGCGCTCGTCGGCGGCGAGATCGCGGAGCACCCGGGCCTGCTCGGCCCCGACGAGTACGACGTCGCCGGCGCCACCACCGGCGTCGTCGAGGCGGAGCAGATGCTCGGCCCCGGCCGCGTGCGTCCCGGCGACGTCGTCATCGCGATGAAGTCGTCCGGCGTGCACTCCAACGGCTACTCGCTCGTGCGTCACGTGCTGCTGTCCGACGCCGGCGCCGGCTGGACCCTCGACCGCCACGTCGACGAGCTGGGCCGCACCCTCGGCGAGGAGCTGCTGACGCCGACGAAGCTCTACACGAAGCCGTCCCTGCGGCTCGCCCGTGAGACCGCGACGCACGCCATGGCCCACGTGACCGGCGGCGGCCTGGCCGCCAACCTCGAGCGCGTCCTGCCGGCCGAGCTGACCGTCACGATCGACCGCGGCACCTGGACCCCGCTGCCCGTCTTCGACGTCGTGCGGCAGGCGGGCGACGTCGCCCAGGCCGACGTCGAGGCGACGCTCAACTGCGGCGTCGGCATGGTCGCCCTCACCGACCCCGGCTCCGTCGACGCCGCCCTGGCGATTCTCGCCGAGACCGGCGTCGAGGCCTGGGTCGCCGGCGAGGTGCGGGCGCTCGCCGACGGCGAGCGCGCCGGCTCCGTCAACCTCGTGGGGCAGCACCCGGGCTGGTAA
- a CDS encoding WhiB family transcriptional regulator — translation MWVEDWTNEAVCRKSTPDELFVRGAEQNKVKQMCQGCPVRTECLAEALDNQIEWGVWGGMTERERRALLRRRPEESWREVLQSARAQHAAAVVV, via the coding sequence ATGTGGGTCGAGGACTGGACGAACGAGGCGGTCTGCCGCAAGTCGACGCCGGACGAGCTGTTCGTCCGCGGTGCCGAGCAGAACAAGGTCAAGCAGATGTGCCAGGGCTGCCCGGTGCGCACCGAGTGCCTCGCCGAGGCCCTCGACAACCAGATCGAGTGGGGCGTCTGGGGCGGCATGACCGAGCGGGAGCGCCGCGCGCTGCTGCGTCGTCGCCCCGAGGAGTCGTGGCGCGAGGTGCTGCAGAGCGCCCGCGCCCAGCACGCCGCCGCCGTCGTCGTCTGA
- a CDS encoding ArsA-related P-loop ATPase, translating to MSAVDRPGPDWPGVHLHVVTGKGGTGKSTVAAALALALASRGKEVLLCEVEGRQGIARMFDVDPLPYEERRIAKGLPAEPSGAAGTVHALHIDAESALLDYLAMYYRLGRAGRALDKFGVIEFATTIAPGVRDVLLTGKVFEAAKPGRRGKNARQYDAVVLDAPPTGRITQFLNVSDELAGLAKVGPVKSQADLMMTLFRSSRTAVHFVTVLEEMPVQETADGIADLRRTGLPVGGVVVNLTRPDELDADDLAAVTAGTAQAAPLAEDLAAAGIDGGPDELTDLAEHLLAQGRDHAERKALEDAQRELVATYGVPTYELPRMAGGVDLGGLYELAGHLRRQGMA from the coding sequence GTGTCCGCCGTCGATCGTCCCGGGCCCGACTGGCCGGGCGTGCACCTGCACGTCGTGACCGGCAAGGGCGGCACCGGGAAGTCCACCGTCGCCGCCGCTCTCGCCCTCGCCCTGGCCTCCCGCGGCAAGGAGGTGCTCCTCTGCGAGGTCGAGGGCCGGCAGGGCATCGCCCGCATGTTCGACGTCGACCCGCTGCCCTACGAGGAGCGGCGCATCGCGAAGGGCCTCCCCGCGGAGCCCAGCGGCGCGGCCGGCACGGTGCACGCGCTGCACATCGACGCCGAGTCGGCCCTGCTCGACTACCTGGCGATGTACTACCGCCTCGGCCGCGCCGGCCGCGCCCTCGACAAGTTCGGCGTCATCGAGTTCGCGACCACCATCGCGCCCGGCGTGCGCGACGTGCTCCTCACGGGCAAGGTCTTCGAGGCGGCGAAGCCGGGCCGACGGGGCAAGAACGCCCGCCAGTACGACGCGGTCGTGCTCGACGCGCCCCCCACGGGCCGCATCACCCAGTTCCTCAACGTCTCCGACGAGCTGGCCGGACTGGCCAAGGTGGGGCCGGTGAAGTCGCAGGCCGACCTCATGATGACCCTCTTCCGCTCCTCGCGGACCGCGGTGCACTTCGTGACCGTGCTCGAGGAGATGCCCGTGCAGGAGACCGCCGACGGCATCGCCGACCTCCGCCGCACGGGCCTGCCCGTGGGCGGTGTGGTGGTCAACCTGACGCGTCCCGACGAGCTGGACGCCGACGACCTCGCGGCCGTCACCGCGGGTACGGCGCAGGCGGCGCCCCTCGCCGAGGACCTGGCCGCCGCCGGGATCGACGGCGGGCCCGACGAGCTCACCGACCTCGCCGAGCACCTGCTCGCGCAGGGCCGGGACCACGCGGAGCGCAAGGCGCTCGAGGACGCGCAGCGGGAGCTGGTCGCGACGTACGGCGTCCCCACCTACGAGCTGCCCCGCATGGCGGGCGGCGTCGACCTCGGCGGGCTCTACGAGCTGGCGGGACACCTGCGGCGACAGGGGATGGCATGA
- a CDS encoding serine hydrolase, with the protein MSRARQLLDRVVAAAEEDGFGAHAAHVLVGDATARHLWSEDVRRDVHSAAKGVCVLAAGIAHDAGIFDVDAPVGRWFPGLALGAGVEDVTTRHLLGMTSGIDLPWSETLLTDWPDLAHELLSRPSAGRVFQYSNASTYTAMRALGSVVGDVADWLRPRLFDPLGIDAPPWDRCPQGWIAAGGGLHLTIDELARLGRLVRDDGWWEGTRLVSADWPRAMRTTWVEREAHPSYARYGLGAWGGPGDAWRLHGAHGQLVVLRGDTVVTLTAHDHAGADRMAERVVEAAAGASGASG; encoded by the coding sequence GTGTCCCGCGCCCGGCAGCTCCTCGACCGCGTCGTGGCCGCCGCCGAGGAGGACGGCTTCGGTGCGCACGCCGCCCACGTGCTGGTCGGCGACGCGACCGCGCGGCACCTGTGGAGCGAGGACGTGCGACGCGATGTCCACTCCGCCGCCAAGGGGGTCTGCGTGCTCGCGGCCGGGATCGCCCACGACGCGGGGATCTTCGACGTCGACGCGCCGGTCGGCCGGTGGTTCCCCGGCCTGGCGCTGGGCGCGGGCGTCGAGGACGTCACGACGCGGCACCTGCTCGGCATGACGAGCGGCATCGACCTGCCCTGGTCGGAGACGCTGCTGACGGACTGGCCGGACCTCGCGCACGAGCTCCTGTCCCGCCCGTCGGCCGGGCGGGTGTTCCAGTACTCCAACGCCAGCACCTACACCGCCATGCGGGCGCTCGGGTCGGTCGTGGGCGACGTCGCCGACTGGCTGCGTCCGCGGCTGTTCGACCCGCTCGGCATCGACGCACCGCCGTGGGACCGCTGCCCGCAGGGGTGGATCGCCGCCGGCGGGGGTCTCCACCTCACCATCGACGAGCTCGCCCGCCTCGGACGGCTCGTCCGCGACGACGGGTGGTGGGAGGGGACGCGCCTGGTCTCCGCGGACTGGCCGCGCGCCATGCGCACGACCTGGGTCGAGCGTGAGGCCCACCCGTCCTACGCCCGGTACGGCCTCGGTGCCTGGGGCGGACCGGGCGACGCGTGGCGCCTGCACGGTGCCCACGGCCAGCTGGTGGTCCTCCGCGGGGACACGGTCGTGACCCTGACGGCCCACGACCACGCTGGCGCCGACCGGATGGCGGAGCGCGTCGTCGAGGCCGCAGCGGGGGCGTCGGGGGCGTCGGGCTGA
- a CDS encoding transglycosylase domain-containing protein — protein sequence MASSDPERLTAARVVKHLLVMVAGSVVLGVVASGLALPFAGLLGVGARNVSESVKELPAELETSALPQRSRILDANGALVATLFDENRVNVPLTQVAPVMREAIISIEDYRYYEHGALDIKGTLRAFVINQASSGVVQGGSSITQQMVKLTLIQQAGDDEEARRAATAETVARKIQELRYAIAIENTYSKDWILERYLNLAYFGNGAYGIQSAAKTYFGVDAADLTLPQAALLAGLVQNPVGLDPTVNPDRALQRRNVVIDRMAQLNVIDDAEQQAARSSDLGVNVAAPSNGCVSSAAPFYCDYVLRYLVADPALGESEADRRALLYEGGLTIRTPLRLPFQAAADEAVSETVDPTDNAIGALAMVEPGTGYVRAVAQSRPMGRDVDAGQTYLNYTVPERLGDANGFQAGSTFKTFVLAAALEQGIPVSWGINSPEQVRLRESSFKDCDGEPYGGSTIWDPSNSTSSGYMTMTTGTRLSVNTFYAQLEQRTGLCEPFELARSMGVELNNPTGSEEPGRGAERIPSFVLGVADVSPIEMAEAYATFAARGQHCDALPVQRILDSAGNVLKDYLPTCDQVIQPETADAVNEILSGVLGSGGFASAQNLGIDNAGKTGTTQNGRSVWFAGYTPNLSTAAMIAGANSQGSPIPLSGQRVGGRTFYNVSASGYVAPMWGDAMRGVRDELAGDDFERFSASALREAVGPPDPQGFLGLGGGGRSERSGTSRGSTTNENRTREPETTAPEPADPEPGAGAGGGGGAGGGAGGGAGGGAGGGAGGGAGGGDAGPGDGGGPGGGAGGGPGGDGGPGAGG from the coding sequence ATGGCCTCCTCTGATCCCGAGCGCCTCACGGCCGCCCGCGTCGTCAAGCACCTCCTCGTAATGGTCGCGGGCTCGGTCGTGCTGGGCGTCGTCGCCTCGGGCCTCGCGCTGCCGTTCGCCGGACTCCTCGGGGTCGGCGCGCGCAACGTCTCCGAGAGCGTGAAGGAGCTCCCCGCGGAGCTCGAGACCAGTGCACTGCCCCAGCGCAGCCGCATCCTCGACGCCAACGGCGCCCTGGTGGCGACGCTGTTCGACGAGAACCGCGTCAACGTGCCCCTCACCCAGGTGGCGCCCGTGATGCGCGAGGCCATCATCTCGATCGAGGACTACCGCTACTACGAGCACGGCGCCCTCGACATCAAGGGCACCCTGCGCGCGTTCGTCATCAACCAGGCCTCCTCGGGCGTGGTCCAGGGCGGCTCGTCCATCACCCAGCAGATGGTGAAGCTGACGCTGATCCAGCAGGCGGGCGACGACGAGGAGGCCCGGCGGGCGGCGACCGCGGAGACCGTGGCGCGCAAGATCCAGGAGCTCCGCTACGCCATCGCGATCGAGAACACCTACTCCAAGGACTGGATCCTGGAGCGGTACCTCAACCTCGCCTACTTCGGCAACGGCGCCTACGGCATCCAGTCCGCGGCGAAGACCTACTTCGGCGTGGACGCGGCCGACCTCACCCTGCCGCAGGCGGCGCTCCTCGCCGGTCTGGTGCAGAACCCCGTCGGCCTCGACCCCACGGTCAACCCCGACCGTGCCCTGCAGCGCCGCAACGTCGTCATCGACCGGATGGCGCAGCTCAACGTGATCGACGACGCCGAGCAGCAGGCGGCCCGCAGCAGCGACCTCGGCGTCAACGTCGCGGCCCCGTCCAACGGCTGCGTCTCCTCGGCGGCGCCGTTCTACTGCGACTACGTGCTGCGCTACCTCGTGGCCGACCCCGCCCTCGGCGAGTCGGAGGCCGACCGCCGCGCGCTGCTCTACGAAGGCGGCCTGACGATCCGCACCCCGCTGCGCCTGCCCTTCCAGGCGGCCGCCGACGAGGCCGTCTCCGAGACGGTCGACCCCACCGACAACGCCATCGGCGCCCTCGCCATGGTGGAGCCGGGCACGGGCTACGTCCGCGCCGTCGCCCAGTCGCGCCCCATGGGTCGGGACGTGGACGCGGGCCAGACCTACCTCAACTACACGGTGCCGGAGCGTCTCGGCGACGCCAACGGCTTCCAGGCCGGCTCGACGTTCAAGACGTTCGTGCTCGCCGCGGCCCTCGAGCAGGGCATCCCGGTGTCGTGGGGCATCAACTCCCCGGAGCAGGTGCGGCTCCGCGAGTCGTCCTTCAAGGACTGCGACGGCGAGCCCTACGGCGGCTCCACGATCTGGGACCCCTCCAACTCGACCAGCTCGGGCTACATGACGATGACGACGGGCACGCGCCTGTCGGTCAACACGTTCTACGCCCAGCTCGAGCAGCGCACCGGCCTCTGCGAGCCGTTCGAGCTCGCCCGGTCGATGGGCGTCGAGCTCAATAACCCGACCGGCAGCGAGGAGCCCGGCCGCGGCGCGGAGCGCATCCCCTCCTTCGTGCTCGGCGTGGCCGACGTGAGCCCCATCGAGATGGCCGAGGCGTACGCGACGTTCGCCGCGCGCGGCCAGCACTGCGACGCGCTCCCGGTGCAGCGCATCCTCGACTCGGCCGGCAACGTCCTCAAGGACTACCTGCCGACCTGCGACCAGGTGATCCAGCCGGAGACGGCCGACGCGGTCAACGAGATCCTCTCGGGCGTCCTGGGCTCCGGCGGCTTCGCCTCGGCCCAGAACCTCGGCATCGACAACGCCGGCAAGACCGGAACGACGCAGAACGGCCGCTCCGTGTGGTTCGCGGGCTACACCCCGAACCTGTCGACCGCGGCCATGATCGCCGGCGCCAACAGCCAGGGCTCGCCGATCCCGCTGTCGGGCCAGCGCGTCGGCGGCCGCACGTTCTACAACGTGTCGGCCTCTGGCTACGTCGCCCCCATGTGGGGCGACGCCATGCGCGGCGTCCGCGACGAGCTCGCCGGCGACGACTTCGAGCGGTTCAGCGCCTCGGCCCTGCGCGAGGCCGTCGGTCCGCCCGACCCGCAGGGCTTCCTCGGCCTCGGCGGCGGTGGCCGCAGCGAGCGCAGCGGTACGTCGCGGGGCTCCACCACCAACGAGAACCGCACGCGCGAGCCGGAGACGACCGCGCCCGAGCCGGCCGACCCCGAGCCCGGGGCCGGAGCCGGCGGTGGTGGGGGTGCTGGCGGCGGCGCTGGCGGCGGCGCTGGCGGCGGCGCTGGCGGCGGCGCTGGCGGCGGCGCTGGTGGCGGCGACGCCGGGCCCGGCGACGGTGGCGGCCCCGGTGGTGGTGCCGGTGGTGGCCCCGGCGGCGACGGCGGCCCGGGCGCCGGGGGCTGA
- a CDS encoding ABC transporter ATP-binding protein has protein sequence MSTTPFTDLVQPAPAGPALAASARGLTKTYGRGDAQVHALRGVDLDVPAGRFTAVMGTSGSGKSTLMHCLAGLDQPTAGSVTIAGRRLDGLGDDDLTRFRRDHVGFVFQAFNLLPMLTAGQNILLPFELAGRKVDATVRARYDEVVATLGLGDRLGHRPGELSGGQQQRVAIARALVAQPAIVFADEPTGNLDSDTSAEVLGFLRRCVRELGQTVVMVTHELDAAAYADDVVVLADGTVRAHLVQPDADRLVATLRPGSTGPLGTGGHGGAAR, from the coding sequence ATGTCCACCACACCCTTCACCGACCTGGTCCAGCCCGCCCCGGCCGGCCCTGCCCTCGCGGCGAGCGCCCGGGGCCTGACGAAGACCTACGGCCGCGGCGACGCCCAGGTGCACGCGCTCCGGGGCGTCGACCTCGACGTGCCGGCCGGCCGGTTCACGGCGGTCATGGGCACCTCGGGATCCGGCAAGTCCACCCTCATGCACTGCCTCGCGGGGCTCGACCAGCCCACCGCGGGGTCCGTCACCATCGCCGGACGCCGGCTCGACGGTCTCGGCGACGACGACCTCACGCGCTTCCGCCGCGACCACGTCGGCTTCGTCTTCCAGGCCTTCAACCTGCTGCCGATGCTGACGGCGGGCCAGAACATCCTGCTGCCGTTCGAGCTCGCGGGCCGGAAGGTCGACGCGACCGTGCGGGCGCGGTACGACGAGGTCGTCGCCACCCTCGGCCTCGGCGACCGCCTCGGGCACCGCCCGGGCGAGCTGTCCGGCGGGCAGCAGCAGCGGGTCGCCATCGCCCGCGCGCTCGTCGCGCAGCCCGCGATCGTCTTCGCCGACGAGCCGACCGGAAACCTCGACTCGGACACCTCCGCGGAGGTGCTCGGGTTCCTGCGGCGCTGCGTCCGCGAGCTCGGCCAGACCGTCGTGATGGTGACGCACGAGCTGGACGCCGCGGCGTACGCCGACGACGTCGTCGTGCTCGCCGACGGCACGGTGCGGGCGCACCTCGTCCAGCCGGACGCGGACCGGCTCGTCGCGACGCTGCGGCCGGGCAGCACGGGTCCCCTCGGCACGGGCGGACACGGGGGTGCCGCCCGATGA
- a CDS encoding ArsA-related P-loop ATPase has translation MTVSSTPGGGAAERLGSHRRSSHRVGRLAGDPTKAAPHLDLDALVDDRGTGIVVCCGSGGVGKTTTAAALAMRAAERGRKVVVLTIDPARRLAQSMGIEELDNTPRPVVGIDASNGGSLDAMMLDMKSTFDEVVESQASPEKARAILENPFYVALSSSFAGTQEYMAMEKLGQIHRQAKVDGTYDLIVVDTPPSRSALDFLDAPERLSSFLDGRFIKLLLAPAKGPAKVLGMGFGLITGALTKVLGAQVLTDLQTFVAAFDTVFGGFRQRAQQTYALLQDAQTAFVVVAAPERDALREAAYFVERLADDRMPLAGLVVNRAHPQPPVDLGAEEAVSAARWLARNAESPGASGTSEGGTALHDPALAEGLLRLHADHVRITEREGELRRRFAATHPEVATAVVPALASDVHDLDGLRRVGDLLAVGRI, from the coding sequence ATGACGGTCAGCAGCACGCCCGGCGGCGGGGCGGCGGAGCGGCTCGGGAGCCACCGGCGCAGCAGCCACCGGGTCGGCCGGTTGGCGGGCGACCCGACGAAGGCCGCGCCGCACCTCGACCTCGACGCGCTCGTCGACGACCGCGGGACGGGCATCGTCGTCTGCTGCGGGTCGGGTGGCGTCGGCAAGACGACGACGGCGGCGGCCCTCGCGATGCGCGCCGCGGAGCGCGGTCGGAAGGTCGTCGTGCTCACCATCGACCCGGCCCGCCGGCTCGCGCAGTCGATGGGGATCGAGGAGCTCGACAACACCCCGCGCCCGGTCGTCGGGATCGACGCGAGCAACGGCGGCTCGCTCGACGCGATGATGCTCGACATGAAGTCGACCTTCGACGAGGTCGTCGAGAGCCAGGCCAGCCCCGAGAAGGCCCGGGCGATCCTGGAGAACCCGTTCTACGTCGCGCTGTCGAGCTCGTTCGCGGGCACGCAGGAATACATGGCGATGGAGAAGCTGGGCCAGATCCACCGGCAGGCGAAGGTGGACGGCACCTACGACCTCATCGTCGTCGACACCCCGCCGTCCCGGTCGGCGCTCGACTTCCTCGATGCCCCGGAACGGCTCTCGAGCTTCCTCGACGGGCGCTTCATCAAGCTGCTGCTCGCGCCGGCGAAGGGTCCCGCCAAGGTGCTCGGCATGGGGTTCGGCCTCATCACGGGAGCCCTGACGAAGGTGCTGGGCGCCCAGGTGCTCACCGACCTGCAGACGTTCGTGGCGGCGTTCGACACGGTCTTCGGCGGGTTCCGGCAGCGGGCCCAGCAGACCTACGCGCTGCTGCAGGACGCCCAGACCGCGTTCGTGGTGGTGGCCGCGCCCGAGCGGGACGCGCTGCGCGAGGCGGCCTACTTCGTCGAGCGGCTCGCCGACGACCGGATGCCGCTGGCCGGCCTGGTCGTGAACCGGGCCCACCCCCAGCCCCCGGTGGACCTCGGCGCGGAGGAGGCCGTCTCGGCCGCGCGGTGGCTCGCGCGGAACGCGGAGTCCCCGGGAGCCTCGGGAACGAGCGAGGGCGGTACGGCGCTGCACGACCCCGCGCTGGCCGAGGGCCTGTTGCGGCTGCACGCCGACCACGTGCGCATCACGGAGCGGGAGGGCGAGCTGCGCCGACGCTTCGCGGCGACGCACCCGGAGGTGGCGACCGCCGTGGTGCCGGCGCTGGCCAGCGACGTGCACGACCTCGACGGGCTCCGCCGGGTCGGCGACCTGCTGGCCGTCGGTCGGATCTAG
- a CDS encoding YciI family protein has protein sequence MSIYAVTYTYSDDVALRDAERATHREYLAGLAEAGRMVVSGPWGADEPAGALLLFRGDSADEVRALTAEDPFVKVGVVVDQVVREWLPVLGPGKDAFA, from the coding sequence ATGAGCATCTACGCGGTGACCTACACCTACTCCGACGACGTGGCCCTGCGGGACGCGGAGCGCGCGACGCACCGCGAGTACCTCGCCGGGCTCGCCGAGGCCGGCCGGATGGTCGTGTCGGGCCCCTGGGGCGCCGACGAGCCCGCCGGCGCGCTCCTGCTGTTCCGGGGCGACTCGGCCGACGAGGTGCGGGCCCTGACGGCGGAGGACCCGTTCGTCAAGGTGGGCGTCGTCGTCGACCAGGTCGTCCGCGAGTGGCTCCCCGTCCTCGGCCCCGGCAAGGACGCCTTCGCCTGA